The Chryseobacterium nakagawai genome has a segment encoding these proteins:
- the pgi gene encoding glucose-6-phosphate isomerase, with protein sequence MLSKINPIQTNSWKALDEHFASNDLELRSLFQYNPNRFEEFSLQKDNYLFDYSKNLIDSRTKELLLQLAEECQLKDAISKMFSGDKINETEGRAVLHTALRDFSDREILVDGENIKPGIKRVLNHMKAFSEKIISGEHKGFSGKEITDVVNIGIGGSDLGPVMVCSALKHFKTRLDVHFVSNVDGNHIAEVVKNLNPETTLFIIASKTFTTQETMTNANSAKDWFLKAGNQEDVAKHFVALSTNIEAVKQFGIAEENIFEFWDWVGGRYSLWSAIGLSIVLAVGYENFEQLLKGAFDTDQHFQTEDFSENVPVLMGLLGIWYRNFYAATTYAILPYSQYLDRFAAYLQQGDMESNGKCVDRNGEFVEYETGPIIWGEPGTNGQHAFYQLIHQGTELIPADFIAYTKSANKVSDHQDKLLANFFAQTEALAFGKTEEEVEEELRSAGKSDEEIDRLLNYKVFHGNTPTNSILFKELTPFTLGQLIAMYEHKIFVQGVIWNIFSFDQFGVELGKILANKILPELENSETIVSHDSSTNGLINYYKEFK encoded by the coding sequence ATGCTATCAAAAATAAACCCTATACAAACCAACAGCTGGAAAGCCCTTGATGAACATTTTGCATCTAACGATCTTGAGCTAAGAAGTCTCTTCCAGTACAACCCGAATCGTTTCGAAGAATTCTCTCTGCAAAAAGATAATTATCTTTTTGATTATTCTAAAAACTTAATTGATTCAAGAACAAAAGAACTTTTATTACAATTGGCAGAAGAATGTCAGTTAAAAGATGCTATTTCTAAAATGTTCTCTGGTGATAAAATCAATGAAACAGAGGGAAGAGCAGTTCTCCATACCGCTTTGAGGGATTTCTCTGACCGTGAAATTCTTGTAGACGGCGAAAACATTAAGCCAGGAATCAAAAGAGTATTGAACCACATGAAAGCTTTTTCTGAAAAAATCATTTCAGGAGAACACAAAGGCTTCAGCGGAAAAGAAATTACGGATGTAGTCAACATCGGAATCGGAGGTTCAGATTTGGGACCTGTGATGGTTTGTTCAGCTTTAAAGCATTTTAAAACAAGACTAGACGTTCACTTTGTTTCCAATGTGGACGGAAATCATATTGCAGAGGTTGTTAAAAACCTAAATCCGGAAACGACTCTATTCATCATTGCTTCTAAAACGTTTACCACTCAGGAAACAATGACAAATGCCAATTCAGCAAAAGACTGGTTCCTTAAAGCAGGCAACCAGGAAGATGTAGCAAAGCATTTTGTAGCTTTATCTACTAATATTGAAGCAGTTAAGCAGTTCGGAATTGCAGAAGAGAATATTTTCGAATTCTGGGATTGGGTAGGCGGAAGATACTCGCTTTGGAGTGCTATCGGATTAAGCATTGTACTGGCTGTAGGCTATGAAAACTTTGAACAGCTTTTAAAAGGAGCTTTCGATACAGACCAACACTTCCAGACTGAAGATTTCTCTGAAAACGTTCCTGTACTCATGGGGCTTTTAGGAATCTGGTATCGTAATTTCTATGCAGCAACCACCTATGCAATCCTTCCCTATTCACAATACCTTGACAGATTTGCTGCTTATCTTCAACAGGGAGATATGGAAAGTAACGGAAAATGTGTAGACAGAAACGGTGAATTCGTAGAATATGAAACAGGACCAATCATTTGGGGAGAGCCTGGAACCAATGGACAACATGCTTTTTACCAATTGATTCACCAAGGTACAGAATTGATTCCTGCAGACTTTATTGCTTATACTAAAAGCGCTAATAAAGTTTCTGACCATCAGGATAAATTATTAGCGAACTTCTTTGCCCAGACTGAAGCACTTGCTTTTGGGAAAACAGAAGAAGAAGTGGAAGAAGAACTTAGAAGTGCAGGAAAATCCGACGAAGAGATTGACCGATTATTAAACTATAAGGTTTTCCACGGAAATACACCTACTAACTCTATATTATTCAAAGAATTAACACCTTTCACATTAGGACAGTTAATTGCTATGTATGAACACAAAATCTTCGTTCAAGGGGTTATCTGGAATATTTTCAGCTTCGATCAGTTCGGGGTTGAATTAGGTAAAATACTCGCTAACAAGATCTTACCGGAGCTTGAAAACAGCGAGACGATAGTTTCACATGATAGTTCTACCAACGGGTTGATCAACTATTATAAAGAATTTAAGTAA
- a CDS encoding bifunctional 5,10-methylenetetrahydrofolate dehydrogenase/5,10-methenyltetrahydrofolate cyclohydrolase, protein MAEILDGLKVSKEIKAEIKVEVEKILANKRRAPHLVAILVGNNGASKAYVNAKVKDCEEVGFQSSLIKFPSTVSESELLETIDELNKSKAVDGFIVQLPLPDQVDQEKIINAIDPRKDVDGFHPENFGKMALEMDTFLPATPFGILTLLERYNIETKGKDCVIIGRSKIVGRPMSILMGRKDFPGNSTVTLTHSYTKDIEEYTKKADIVITALGDPHFLKGEMIKEGAVIVDVGITRVDDDSPKGYYLAGDVDFDSCAAKASWITPVPGGVGPMTRAMLMKNTIIAYKTSVYND, encoded by the coding sequence ATGGCAGAAATTCTTGACGGACTTAAGGTTTCCAAAGAAATCAAAGCTGAGATCAAAGTTGAAGTTGAAAAAATCCTGGCAAATAAAAGAAGAGCACCTCATTTGGTTGCTATTCTTGTAGGAAACAACGGAGCAAGCAAGGCTTATGTAAACGCTAAGGTAAAAGATTGTGAAGAGGTAGGATTTCAATCCAGCTTAATCAAATTCCCAAGCACAGTTTCAGAATCTGAACTATTGGAGACCATTGACGAGCTGAATAAATCTAAAGCAGTGGATGGTTTTATCGTTCAGCTCCCTTTACCGGATCAGGTTGACCAGGAGAAAATTATCAACGCTATTGATCCAAGAAAAGACGTGGACGGATTCCACCCTGAAAACTTTGGAAAAATGGCTCTTGAAATGGATACTTTCTTACCGGCTACTCCTTTCGGAATCTTAACATTATTGGAAAGATATAATATTGAAACTAAAGGAAAAGACTGTGTAATCATTGGTAGAAGTAAAATTGTAGGAAGACCAATGAGTATCTTAATGGGAAGAAAAGATTTCCCTGGAAACTCAACGGTTACCCTTACCCACTCCTACACGAAAGACATTGAAGAATATACTAAAAAGGCAGACATCGTTATTACAGCTTTGGGAGATCCACATTTCTTAAAAGGAGAAATGATTAAGGAAGGTGCTGTAATCGTTGACGTAGGTATTACCAGAGTAGACGATGATTCTCCAAAAGGATATTATCTTGCTGGCGATGTAGATTTCGATAGCTGTGCAGCAAAAGCAAGCTGGATTACTCCGGTTCCTGGAGGAGTAGGCCCAATGACAAGAGCAATGTTGATGAAAAACACCATTATTGCTTATAAAACTTCGGTCTATAACGACTAA
- a CDS encoding 7-carboxy-7-deazaguanine synthase QueE, protein MNKEQDILLKEGKMLPVMEHFYTLQGEGAHTGKAAYFIRLAGCDVGCHWCDVKESWDPELHPLMNAEEIAETAAKHCKTVVLTGGEPLTWNLEVLTSKLKELGCTIHIETSGAYPMSGHLDWITLSPKKTGLPKDEIYQKAHELKVIVFNNHDFAFAQEQAAKVSESCKLYLQSEWSKRDDMYPKITDFILEHPEWQASVQTHKYLNIP, encoded by the coding sequence ATGAATAAAGAACAAGATATTTTATTAAAAGAAGGTAAAATGCTCCCTGTAATGGAGCATTTTTACACTTTACAAGGAGAAGGAGCACATACTGGAAAAGCGGCTTATTTTATCAGGCTGGCAGGCTGCGATGTAGGCTGCCACTGGTGTGATGTGAAAGAAAGCTGGGACCCGGAGCTTCATCCTTTGATGAATGCTGAGGAAATTGCAGAAACAGCGGCTAAACATTGTAAAACCGTCGTTCTTACGGGAGGAGAACCTCTTACTTGGAATTTGGAAGTTCTTACCTCCAAATTAAAAGAACTTGGATGTACTATTCACATTGAAACTTCAGGAGCATACCCTATGAGCGGGCATCTGGACTGGATAACTCTTTCTCCAAAGAAAACAGGATTGCCTAAAGATGAGATCTATCAAAAGGCTCATGAGCTTAAAGTTATTGTTTTCAACAATCATGATTTTGCATTTGCACAAGAACAGGCTGCCAAAGTTTCTGAAAGCTGTAAGCTTTACCTCCAAAGTGAATGGAGTAAAAGAGATGATATGTATCCTAAGATTACAGATTTTATTCTGGAACACCCGGAATGGCAGGCTTCTGTTCAGACCCACAAATATCTGAATATACCGTAA
- a CDS encoding exopolysaccharide biosynthesis polyprenyl glycosylphosphotransferase codes for MQRIRYSRYLKSIIILLDLMVIASIFIFFFISRNENLKYHKETWYQNAFSLVLLFLFWVLLSGRTKIYNIPRNLTYTLFLERLLIHFISFILGVLLIGKVSNNVFFNSDIYWLSFYLFIFIFLAKSLIYFSIKYLRSLGVNYRNIMFLGEGDSTEILKNIFKERTDYGYRIFENENADTSTAELVSFWKKNGIHTLFLSTENSYGESVESEIFKLAEENKVHISLIPSITQSDFFLYDLAYIQTQPVLNQARYPLDYYSNFLMKRTFDIFFSLFVLAFVCIWLFPIIAILIRISSKGPVFFFQKRYGFHEEVFSCIKFRTMVVNDESTTSTTKENDTRITKVGKFLRKTSLDELPQFINVLKGEMSVVGPRPHMLAVDNYYKPKIGRYSLRSMVNPGITGLAQVNGLRGDFGDVEVEMKKRVLADAFYVRNWSFVLDLVIILKTVLLVIGGDKNAK; via the coding sequence ATGCAGAGAATTCGATACTCTAGATACCTGAAATCGATCATTATTTTGCTTGACCTCATGGTTATTGCATCTATTTTCATATTCTTTTTTATAAGCAGAAATGAAAACCTGAAGTATCATAAGGAAACCTGGTACCAGAACGCTTTTTCTCTGGTTTTGCTGTTTTTGTTCTGGGTGCTTCTCAGCGGTAGGACAAAAATATACAATATTCCGAGGAACCTTACGTATACCCTCTTTCTGGAAAGGCTTCTGATTCATTTCATATCCTTTATACTTGGAGTTCTGCTTATTGGGAAGGTCAGTAATAATGTATTCTTCAACTCTGATATTTACTGGTTATCATTCTATCTGTTTATATTTATCTTTTTAGCAAAATCACTTATCTATTTCTCTATTAAATACCTACGATCTTTAGGAGTTAACTACCGAAATATCATGTTTTTAGGAGAGGGGGATTCTACTGAGATCTTAAAAAACATTTTTAAGGAGCGTACAGATTACGGGTACAGAATATTTGAAAATGAAAACGCAGATACCAGCACTGCCGAATTGGTTAGTTTCTGGAAGAAAAACGGTATCCATACATTATTTTTATCTACAGAAAACTCTTATGGCGAAAGTGTTGAGTCTGAAATATTCAAACTTGCAGAGGAAAATAAGGTTCATATTTCATTAATACCAAGTATTACCCAAAGTGATTTTTTTCTGTACGATCTGGCTTACATACAAACTCAACCCGTTCTTAATCAGGCAAGATATCCATTAGATTATTATTCCAACTTCCTGATGAAAAGAACATTTGATATCTTCTTTTCCCTATTTGTTCTGGCTTTTGTTTGTATATGGTTGTTTCCAATTATTGCTATTTTAATCAGAATAAGCTCCAAAGGGCCCGTTTTCTTCTTTCAGAAAAGATATGGTTTCCACGAAGAGGTATTCAGCTGCATAAAATTCAGGACTATGGTAGTCAATGATGAATCTACAACCAGTACAACCAAAGAAAACGACACCAGAATTACTAAGGTGGGTAAATTTTTAAGAAAAACCAGCCTTGATGAACTTCCGCAGTTTATCAATGTATTGAAAGGCGAAATGTCTGTAGTAGGCCCACGACCTCATATGTTGGCCGTTGATAATTATTACAAACCCAAAATCGGAAGATATAGCCTAAGAAGCATGGTAAATCCTGGAATTACTGGGCTTGCACAGGTAAACGGATTGCGAGGCGACTTTGGAGATGTAGAGGTAGAAATGAAAAAAAGAGTTCTCGCAGACGCATTCTATGTAAGGAACTGGAGTTTTGTGCTAGACCTGGTTATTATATTAAAAACTGTTTTACTGGTTATCGGCGGAGACAAAAATGCAAAATAA
- a CDS encoding MlaE family ABC transporter permease: MLKKFFTAVGEYMILLGKSLQKPQKMRVFWKLLMREINDLGVNSFGLVVFTSIFVGAVVAIQMFNNFDASSFPIPPSFVGYATKAVLVLEFAPTIISLILAGKVGSYIASSIGTMRVSEQIDALDIMGVNSPNFLIFPKIISCMIFNPLLIAISIVFGIGGGYIAGILTGNWTENDYIVGIQMYMPNLFIYYAFTKTIVFAFIIATVPSYFGYFVKGGSLEVGRASTQAVVWTMVFIIISELILTQLILS; this comes from the coding sequence ATGTTAAAAAAGTTTTTCACAGCAGTAGGGGAATATATGATCCTTTTAGGAAAATCCCTGCAAAAGCCCCAGAAAATGAGGGTTTTTTGGAAGCTGCTCATGAGGGAAATTAATGATTTGGGAGTTAATTCTTTCGGTCTTGTAGTCTTCACTTCGATCTTCGTGGGGGCAGTAGTAGCGATTCAAATGTTTAATAACTTTGATGCTTCATCATTTCCTATCCCTCCTTCATTTGTAGGATATGCAACAAAAGCAGTACTTGTTTTGGAATTTGCCCCTACCATTATCAGTTTGATTTTAGCAGGTAAAGTAGGATCATACATTGCTTCCAGTATTGGGACAATGCGAGTTTCTGAACAGATTGATGCCCTAGATATCATGGGAGTAAATTCACCCAATTTTTTGATCTTTCCAAAGATCATTTCCTGTATGATTTTTAATCCTCTTCTTATCGCTATCAGTATCGTATTTGGTATTGGCGGAGGGTATATTGCAGGAATTTTAACAGGAAACTGGACCGAAAACGACTATATTGTAGGGATCCAAATGTATATGCCTAATCTATTTATCTATTATGCATTTACCAAAACCATAGTTTTTGCATTCATTATTGCAACGGTTCCTTCTTATTTTGGATATTTTGTGAAAGGAGGGTCTTTGGAAGTAGGGAGAGCAAGTACCCAGGCAGTGGTATGGACAATGGTATTCATTATCATTTCCGAATTAATTTTAACCCAATTAATATTAAGCTGA
- a CDS encoding ABC transporter ATP-binding protein, whose amino-acid sequence MIEVKDLKKSFGDVEVLKGISTSFDKGKVNLIIGQSGSGKTVFLKSLLNVYMPSSGEILFDGRDVNTMTREEKQHLRSEIGTVFQGSALFDSLTVEENIMFPLDMFTNLTFREKKKRVFEVIGRVHLDKAGRKFPSEISGGMQKRVAIARAIVNNPKYLFCDEPNSGLDPYTSKVIDDLLYEITKEYNTTTIINTHDMNSVMTIGEKIVYLRLGIKEWEGNKDILITAGNKNLIDFVYSSELFKELREYLLENNKTIENTKLDDNEKGT is encoded by the coding sequence ATGATTGAGGTAAAAGATCTTAAGAAAAGTTTTGGAGATGTTGAAGTACTTAAGGGAATTTCGACTTCATTTGATAAAGGAAAAGTAAACCTTATCATCGGACAGAGTGGCTCTGGAAAAACCGTTTTTCTTAAAAGTTTATTGAATGTCTATATGCCATCATCCGGAGAAATTTTGTTTGACGGCCGGGATGTCAATACCATGACAAGAGAAGAAAAGCAACACCTTCGTTCAGAAATTGGAACTGTATTTCAGGGAAGTGCCTTATTTGACTCTTTAACAGTAGAGGAGAATATTATGTTTCCATTGGATATGTTTACCAACCTTACTTTTAGAGAAAAAAAGAAAAGAGTTTTCGAAGTAATAGGAAGAGTACATCTTGATAAAGCAGGAAGGAAATTTCCTTCTGAAATTTCTGGTGGAATGCAAAAAAGGGTTGCCATTGCAAGAGCAATTGTAAACAACCCAAAGTATTTATTCTGCGATGAACCTAACTCAGGGCTGGATCCATATACCTCTAAGGTTATTGATGATCTTCTTTATGAAATCACCAAGGAATACAATACTACAACAATCATCAACACTCACGATATGAATTCTGTAATGACGATTGGCGAGAAAATTGTATACCTAAGACTTGGTATCAAGGAATGGGAAGGGAATAAAGATATCCTGATTACAGCAGGCAATAAAAATCTGATTGACTTCGTTTATTCTTCAGAACTATTTAAAGAGCTGAGAGAATATTTACTTGAGAATAACAAAACAATTGAGAATACAAAATTAGACGATAATGAAAAAGGTACTTAG
- a CDS encoding outer membrane beta-barrel protein: MKKVLSIALIGFSMWASAQISLAGKANLIFPTSSPSWSNIKGTVNDAIEGTGKNNVGFNVGLSLKVGLPTSLFLMPEVYYTHFKNEFTTENTTFDVKSNRIDVPVLLGYNVLGNMLGVFVGPVGSFNLSKDNTYNDFKENAKNNFTVGYQFGAQLEIKKLIVNAKYEGAFSKDERNFINKVSGSEIRYDNRPNLFMVGLGYKF; the protein is encoded by the coding sequence ATGAAAAAGGTACTTAGTATAGCGTTAATAGGGTTTTCAATGTGGGCTTCTGCACAGATCTCACTGGCAGGAAAAGCCAATTTAATATTTCCTACAAGTTCACCCTCATGGTCCAATATTAAAGGAACTGTGAATGATGCCATTGAAGGAACAGGAAAAAACAATGTAGGGTTCAACGTAGGACTTTCATTAAAAGTAGGATTACCTACTTCATTATTCCTAATGCCTGAAGTGTATTACACTCATTTTAAAAATGAGTTCACTACAGAGAACACTACTTTTGATGTGAAGAGCAACCGTATTGATGTTCCGGTCCTGTTAGGATATAACGTGTTAGGTAATATGTTAGGTGTTTTTGTAGGTCCGGTAGGAAGCTTTAACTTAAGCAAAGACAATACTTACAACGATTTTAAAGAAAATGCAAAAAATAACTTTACAGTAGGCTACCAGTTCGGAGCGCAGCTTGAAATTAAAAAGCTTATTGTAAATGCAAAATACGAAGGAGCTTTCAGTAAAGACGAAAGAAACTTCATTAATAAAGTTTCCGGTTCGGAGATCAGATATGATAACAGACCTAATCTATTTATGGTTGGTTTAGGATATAAATTTTAA
- a CDS encoding M48 family metallopeptidase → MKVTHLLGMGAFALLVAACTTNPITGRSSLQLANNSEILTMSAQEYKTTLSKGKLITGTADAKRVVNVGNRIKNAAERYYQNIGRSADLANYSWEFALLQSNELNAWCMPGGKVAVYTGILPVTKDDNGLAVVMGHEVSHALAGHGNERISQAMMAQYGGAILGGAISNAQWASVFQKVYPIGSQVALLKYGRGQESEADEMGLYLMSMAGYDPRAAIPFWNRMEAASSGARQPEFLSTHPSPDTRISDINKDLPKALEYYKAAGGKL, encoded by the coding sequence ATGAAAGTTACACATCTATTAGGAATGGGAGCATTCGCTCTGTTGGTCGCTGCCTGTACTACAAATCCAATTACAGGAAGATCATCTTTACAGCTGGCCAATAATTCAGAAATTTTAACAATGTCTGCACAGGAATACAAAACGACATTGTCTAAGGGTAAACTTATTACCGGAACAGCAGATGCAAAGAGAGTGGTAAATGTAGGAAATAGAATTAAAAATGCAGCAGAGAGATATTATCAAAATATTGGAAGATCTGCAGATCTTGCCAATTATAGTTGGGAATTTGCTCTTCTGCAAAGCAATGAATTAAATGCATGGTGTATGCCAGGAGGTAAAGTAGCTGTTTATACAGGAATTTTACCAGTTACAAAGGATGATAATGGCCTTGCGGTTGTAATGGGACATGAAGTTTCTCACGCATTGGCAGGTCATGGAAATGAAAGAATTTCTCAGGCTATGATGGCTCAATATGGAGGAGCTATTCTTGGCGGGGCGATTTCAAATGCACAATGGGCAAGTGTTTTCCAGAAAGTGTATCCTATTGGTTCACAGGTTGCATTATTAAAGTATGGGAGAGGTCAGGAATCAGAAGCTGATGAAATGGGGCTTTACCTGATGTCTATGGCAGGTTATGATCCAAGAGCAGCCATCCCTTTCTGGAACAGAATGGAAGCCGCTTCTTCAGGCGCAAGACAGCCGGAATTCTTATCTACTCACCCGAGTCCCGATACAAGAATTTCAGATATTAATAAAGACTTACCGAAAGCTTTAGAGTATTACAAAGCTGCAGGAGGAAAATTATAA
- a CDS encoding DUF4251 domain-containing protein, whose product MKKYISILMIFGFLFSFQSCASQGSSDPTIVNALVNSQEFTFYAQRANPTNYDVINVMNSMPNSTSTRMLDLNGGNYTIEVSKDKVDVVLPYFGRLFNPSFGNSDKNGYRFTSKDFVINKSQNKKGTWTFQIKPKDVNTAEEINIEIFKNGKAFVSIKSNDRQPISYDGYVSKSEVKQEKEKL is encoded by the coding sequence ATGAAAAAGTATATTTCTATTCTGATGATCTTTGGATTTCTATTCAGTTTTCAAAGCTGTGCATCACAGGGTTCATCAGATCCGACAATAGTAAATGCATTAGTGAATTCTCAGGAATTTACTTTCTATGCACAGAGAGCTAATCCTACAAATTATGATGTCATCAACGTTATGAACTCTATGCCTAATTCTACTTCAACCAGAATGTTGGACCTGAATGGCGGAAATTATACTATTGAAGTAAGTAAGGACAAAGTGGACGTAGTTCTTCCCTATTTTGGAAGATTATTCAATCCTTCTTTCGGTAATAGTGATAAAAACGGATATAGATTTACTTCAAAGGATTTTGTCATTAATAAATCTCAGAATAAAAAAGGAACCTGGACTTTTCAGATCAAACCTAAAGATGTAAATACTGCTGAAGAAATTAATATTGAGATCTTTAAAAACGGAAAGGCATTCGTTTCCATAAAAAGTAATGACAGACAGCCTATTAGTTATGACGGCTATGTTTCTAAAAGCGAAGTTAAACAGGAAAAAGAAAAACTTTAA
- the meaB gene encoding methylmalonyl Co-A mutase-associated GTPase MeaB: MKFSTEELIEGIQSGNKRLIAKAITLVESKKAEHRIQAEDLLKRIMPLTGNSVRVGVTGVPGAGKSTFIESFGRLAIAQGKKVAVLAIDPSSSINKGSILGDKTRMEELAKEENAFIRPSPSSGFLGGVANTTFETMMICEAAGYDYILIETVGVGQSEVLVADITDVFLFLKIIGGGDELQGIKRGIMEMVDVVFINKVDQDNLQKAKNTRLELKRALDFIPPKEKGWKIPVLLGSALHNEGLQEIYDKISEFIDLKKKAGRFEEIRTQQAEKRFEYWVQEYILSLMKKSNHVEEAYQMHKKNASEMVSNPSTEAKLFVEKFLSGENRT; this comes from the coding sequence ATGAAATTTTCTACAGAAGAACTTATTGAGGGAATACAGTCAGGTAACAAACGTCTGATTGCAAAGGCTATTACTTTAGTTGAAAGTAAAAAAGCTGAGCATAGGATACAGGCGGAAGACCTTCTGAAAAGAATTATGCCTTTAACAGGAAACTCTGTAAGAGTTGGAGTAACTGGAGTACCTGGTGCTGGAAAATCTACTTTTATTGAAAGTTTCGGAAGATTGGCTATTGCTCAAGGGAAAAAGGTGGCTGTTCTTGCCATTGATCCCAGTTCTTCAATCAATAAAGGAAGTATTCTGGGAGATAAAACCCGTATGGAAGAACTGGCAAAAGAAGAAAATGCATTTATAAGGCCTTCTCCAAGTTCAGGATTCTTAGGCGGAGTTGCCAATACAACCTTTGAAACCATGATGATCTGTGAAGCAGCCGGCTATGATTATATTTTAATTGAAACCGTTGGGGTAGGGCAATCTGAGGTTTTGGTGGCCGATATTACTGATGTCTTTTTATTTCTTAAGATCATCGGTGGTGGAGATGAACTACAGGGAATCAAGCGAGGGATTATGGAAATGGTAGATGTTGTCTTCATCAATAAAGTAGATCAGGATAATCTTCAGAAAGCAAAAAATACCAGGCTTGAATTAAAACGAGCCCTGGACTTTATCCCACCAAAAGAAAAAGGATGGAAAATCCCGGTATTATTAGGTTCTGCTTTACACAATGAAGGACTACAGGAAATATATGATAAGATCTCTGAGTTTATTGATTTGAAAAAGAAAGCAGGACGTTTTGAAGAAATCCGTACTCAGCAGGCAGAAAAGCGCTTCGAGTACTGGGTTCAGGAATATATCCTATCCCTGATGAAAAAGAGTAATCATGTAGAGGAAGCCTATCAAATGCATAAAAAAAATGCTTCAGAGATGGTTTCCAATCCAAGCACTGAAGCAAAATTATTTGTTGAAAAATTTTTATCGGGTGAAAACAGAACTTAA
- a CDS encoding c-type cytochrome: protein MKKLIAAASFTAILLVSCTPKASTSAATAGTSTSTAEEIAQGKTIFENSCGKCHKLPDPTSHNSVQWVGIMNAMAPKAKLTDDQHKWVYDYIVSVKK from the coding sequence ATGAAAAAACTCATTGCTGCGGCATCATTCACTGCTATTCTATTGGTTTCCTGTACTCCTAAAGCATCAACATCTGCTGCTACAGCAGGTACTTCAACGTCTACTGCGGAAGAGATCGCCCAAGGAAAAACTATTTTTGAAAACTCTTGTGGAAAGTGTCATAAGCTACCTGATCCTACGTCACATAATTCTGTACAGTGGGTAGGTATTATGAATGCAATGGCACCCAAGGCAAAGCTTACGGATGACCAGCACAAATGGGTTTATGATTACATTGTTTCAGTGAAAAAATAA
- a CDS encoding c-type cytochrome, translated as MRKLILSGIAASAFLVSCGPKSTAVTGPKYTSSEQLAQGKTIFENSCAKCHKLPEPTKHDNQGWINTLSRMAPKAKLNDDQHQMVYDYLISVNKK; from the coding sequence ATGAGAAAGTTAATCTTAAGCGGTATTGCAGCATCAGCATTTCTGGTATCCTGCGGACCTAAAAGTACGGCTGTAACAGGCCCTAAGTATACCTCATCTGAGCAATTGGCTCAAGGGAAGACTATTTTTGAAAATTCCTGTGCAAAATGCCATAAACTGCCAGAGCCTACCAAGCATGACAATCAGGGCTGGATCAACACTTTAAGCAGAATGGCTCCTAAAGCTAAGCTTAATGATGACCAACATCAAATGGTCTATGACTATCTTATCTCTGTAAATAAAAAATAA